A window from Rhizosphaericola mali encodes these proteins:
- a CDS encoding MFS transporter — protein sequence MKINNISTFSAFHSRNYTLYFIGRSVSQFGTWMQRTAVVWVIYSLTHSAFMLGVTVFAEQFPSFIFSAFGGVAADRHNRYKIVNITQITSMIQATLLAVLIMSKHYFVWEIIALSVILGIINAYDIPARQTMINEVVSNENDLPSALSLSAAMASLAKLLGPALSGFILEKYGAGVCFLINAASFGGVMLSIAFMTIPKKSFSVNRPKKNVFKELSEGFIYLKKQSSIGIVIVMLSVTSLFVLPYDTLIPVFAKVIFKGNAQTFGYISSFIGIGAVLGTILIASLKKDAPLRKLLIFSTIIFSIGLICFAMTHHFPLAMLFAVLAGFGGVAQFTICNIIVQSESTQEMRGRAISILLTATFGMLPLGSLIVGSISQRIGAPQTLIFQGIAGILISIIFYSLLVKNKKQGDENLQRKTTP from the coding sequence ATGAAAATAAACAACATTTCTACTTTTAGTGCATTTCACAGTCGCAATTATACACTCTATTTTATAGGTCGTTCGGTATCGCAGTTCGGAACTTGGATGCAACGTACTGCCGTCGTTTGGGTAATATATTCGCTTACACATTCAGCATTCATGCTTGGAGTAACTGTATTCGCAGAACAATTCCCCTCATTTATTTTTTCTGCATTTGGCGGTGTTGCTGCCGATAGACATAACAGATATAAGATCGTTAATATCACACAGATCACCTCAATGATACAAGCTACATTACTAGCAGTACTGATCATGAGTAAGCATTATTTTGTATGGGAAATAATTGCACTTAGTGTTATACTCGGGATTATCAACGCCTATGACATTCCTGCTAGACAAACTATGATTAATGAAGTAGTAAGTAATGAAAATGACCTACCAAGTGCACTTTCTTTAAGTGCAGCAATGGCCAGTCTTGCAAAATTATTAGGTCCCGCATTATCAGGATTTATACTAGAAAAGTATGGCGCGGGAGTTTGCTTCTTAATAAATGCAGCAAGTTTTGGAGGTGTAATGTTATCCATAGCCTTTATGACAATTCCTAAAAAATCATTTAGTGTAAATCGTCCTAAAAAAAATGTATTTAAAGAATTATCCGAGGGTTTCATCTACCTAAAAAAGCAATCATCTATTGGCATAGTCATAGTAATGTTGAGTGTTACAAGTCTATTCGTATTGCCTTATGACACGTTAATTCCTGTATTTGCCAAAGTTATTTTCAAGGGAAATGCGCAAACATTTGGCTACATATCCAGTTTCATCGGCATCGGTGCAGTTTTAGGAACAATACTTATAGCATCCTTAAAAAAGGATGCGCCTTTAAGAAAATTGCTAATCTTTAGTACGATTATTTTTAGTATTGGCTTGATTTGTTTTGCGATGACTCATCATTTTCCATTAGCTATGTTATTTGCGGTGCTTGCAGGATTTGGAGGTGTAGCTCAGTTTACCATTTGCAATATTATAGTCCAGTCAGAGTCTACACAAGAAATGCGGGGAAGAGCGATTAGTATTCTTTTGACAGCCACATTTGGCATGTTACCATTAGGAAGTCTTATAGTTGGTTCCATTTCTCAGCGTATAGGAGCTCCTCAAACATTAATATTTCAAGGCATCGCAGGTATTTTAATCTCTATTATTTTTTACAGTTTATTGGTGAAAAATAAAAAACAAGGTGATGAAAATTTGCAAAGAAAAACAACACCATAG
- a CDS encoding TetR/AcrR family transcriptional regulator, producing the protein MASIQDELLQEQILKAALQLYQQYGLKKVTMDDVAKLLGKTRTSLYYYYKNRDEIFEAVLDMVVNDFVNDIANAMDKTESINEKLKVFCLSKIKITEERKAIFTSLEKSVDPDTQSTHSKTMMAIHKRLMKLEATLLKKNILNAIEKGDIKELNPKNLDSFIFIILSGTRGIKREMSYDNNFTNLNYVVNTLVEMSMRWLN; encoded by the coding sequence ATGGCTTCAATACAGGATGAACTGTTACAAGAGCAAATATTAAAAGCAGCTTTACAATTGTATCAGCAATATGGCTTAAAAAAAGTAACAATGGATGATGTTGCAAAGTTGCTAGGGAAAACTAGGACTTCGCTCTACTACTATTACAAAAACAGAGATGAGATTTTTGAAGCTGTGTTAGATATGGTTGTCAATGATTTTGTAAATGATATTGCTAATGCAATGGACAAAACAGAATCCATCAACGAAAAATTAAAAGTATTTTGTTTATCCAAAATAAAAATAACAGAAGAACGGAAGGCGATTTTCACTTCACTTGAAAAAAGTGTCGATCCCGATACACAGTCTACTCATTCTAAAACAATGATGGCAATTCATAAACGTCTTATGAAATTGGAAGCCACATTGTTGAAAAAAAACATCCTAAATGCGATAGAAAAAGGAGACATAAAAGAATTAAATCCCAAAAACCTAGACTCATTTATATTTATTATATTAAGCGGGACACGAGGCATTAAAAGAGAAATGAGTTATGACAACAATTTTACAAATTTAAATTATGTGGTAAATACTCTAGTTGAAATGTCTATGCGTTGGTTAAATTAA
- a CDS encoding peptidoglycan DD-metalloendopeptidase family protein — MKKLLLLFGLILITHISIGQMETEISKKVADQFGKYYNQNAYDSIFNMCSNEMQNVLPKDFLSNLKKDAGNIKERKFEKYENAYACYKTKFERAIFTVNLAIDDNEKIAGLFVGAYKTDSLPKLTRNKTSLILPFRGVWDITWGGDTKALNYHVENEAQKNAFDFVVKGNNGNTFKTDGRNNEDYYAFRKDISAPCDGVIVLTVDGVKDNIPGVFNPIFLTGNSVILKTENNEYLFFAHFKQHSIVVKEGQFVKQGQLLGLCGNSGNSSEPHLHFHIQNVEDMNVATGVKCYFSKILVNGQIKTDYSPIQNEKVNNF; from the coding sequence ATGAAGAAGTTATTGTTACTTTTCGGATTGATTTTGATTACACACATTTCAATTGGACAAATGGAAACAGAAATATCTAAAAAAGTCGCAGATCAATTTGGAAAATACTATAATCAAAATGCTTACGATTCGATTTTTAATATGTGTTCTAATGAAATGCAAAATGTTTTACCCAAAGATTTCTTGAGTAATCTAAAAAAAGATGCAGGAAATATAAAAGAAAGGAAATTTGAAAAATACGAGAACGCTTATGCTTGTTATAAAACGAAATTTGAGAGAGCTATTTTTACCGTAAATCTAGCAATCGACGATAATGAAAAAATAGCCGGACTATTTGTTGGCGCATATAAGACAGATTCTTTACCTAAATTAACGAGAAATAAAACTTCTTTGATTCTGCCATTTCGAGGCGTATGGGATATTACTTGGGGTGGAGATACCAAAGCGTTGAATTATCATGTAGAAAATGAAGCACAAAAAAATGCTTTTGACTTTGTTGTAAAAGGCAATAATGGCAATACTTTCAAAACCGATGGGCGTAATAACGAAGATTATTACGCATTTCGTAAAGATATAAGTGCTCCATGTGACGGAGTAATTGTGTTGACCGTCGATGGTGTAAAAGACAATATTCCGGGCGTTTTTAATCCTATATTTCTTACTGGTAATTCTGTCATTCTCAAAACAGAGAATAACGAATACCTCTTTTTCGCGCATTTTAAGCAACATTCTATAGTGGTGAAAGAAGGGCAGTTTGTAAAACAAGGGCAACTATTGGGACTTTGTGGTAATTCAGGAAACTCTTCTGAACCGCATCTACATTTTCACATCCAAAATGTGGAAGATATGAATGTTGCTACTGGAGTTAAATGTTACTTTTCTAAAATTTTAGTGAATGGTCAAATCAAAACTGATTATTCTCCTATTCAAAATGAAAAAGTTAATAATTTTTAA
- the leuS gene encoding leucine--tRNA ligase, with amino-acid sequence MEYNFNAIEKKWQQKWNETHAYQVKNDFSKPKYYVLDMFPYPSGAGLHVGHPLGYISTDIFARYKRLKGFNVLHPMGYDAFGLPAEQYAIEHGIHPAISTEQNIQNFRKQLDNIGFSFDWSREVRTSDPSYYKWTQWIFLQLFKSWYNKDTNKAEYIDQTLIPAFEKEGSKIFDGRRAEIAPFTAEEWKNYSPKEKNDILMQFRLAFCDYGIVNWCEALGTVLANDEVINGVSERGGYPVEKKKLRQWYLRITEYADRLLEGLQTVDFSDAMKEMQSNWIGRSQGAEIDFKIKSEQTSDEILTVYTTRPDTIFGVDFMVVAPELELIDKIKSAEQTKAVDEYIAYVKSRSERERQAEKKVTGCFTGAYAINPFNGKEIPIYTAEYVLAGYGTGAVMAVPCGDERDYKFAKQFDLPVTNILGDKFDGENANATKDAILENSDFVTGKPMKEATELILGELEKRGIGKRKVNFRMRDAAFSRQRFWGEPIPIKWIDGVAIPLDESQLPLVLPEVEHYNPGPEGQGPLANVKEWTDEYLETNTMPGYAGSSWYFLRYMDPHNDQTFCDRQVSDYWNQVDIYLGGTEHAVGHLLYSRLWTKILFDLGYIGFQEPYKRLVNQGMIQGSSRFVYRQRGTNVFVSAGLINDYETDRIHVNVNIVDGFELDIEAFKKWKPEFEDAEFILENGKYITTSEVEKMSKRYFNTVDPTDIAQKYGADTFRMYEMFLGPIEQSKPWETKGIEGVHRFLKKLWRLIFDEEKGAIWKDEPATEAELKTLHKTIKKVGDDIERFSLNTVVSAFMVAVNELTDLKCHKRSVIEPLMILLTPYAPHIAEEIWHAFGNETSVLDATFPTFEEKYLKESSKNYPVSINGKMRANIEFALDADKTFIEETVLANETIAKWIDGKPVMKFIFVPGKMINVVI; translated from the coding sequence ATGGAATATAATTTTAATGCCATCGAGAAAAAATGGCAACAAAAGTGGAATGAAACACACGCTTATCAGGTAAAAAATGATTTTTCCAAACCTAAATATTATGTTTTGGATATGTTTCCTTATCCAAGCGGTGCGGGTTTGCATGTGGGACATCCACTCGGCTATATTTCCACTGATATTTTTGCACGATACAAAAGGTTGAAAGGTTTTAACGTTTTGCATCCGATGGGATATGATGCGTTTGGACTGCCGGCTGAGCAATATGCGATCGAACACGGTATCCATCCTGCGATCAGCACCGAGCAAAATATCCAAAATTTCCGCAAACAATTAGACAATATAGGATTCAGTTTTGACTGGAGTCGTGAAGTGCGTACTTCCGATCCAAGTTATTACAAATGGACACAATGGATATTTTTACAATTATTCAAAAGCTGGTACAACAAAGACACGAATAAAGCGGAATATATCGACCAAACTTTGATTCCTGCATTCGAAAAAGAAGGTAGCAAAATTTTTGACGGGCGTCGTGCAGAAATTGCACCTTTTACAGCAGAAGAATGGAAAAATTATTCTCCAAAAGAGAAAAACGATATTTTGATGCAATTCCGTTTGGCTTTCTGCGATTACGGTATTGTGAATTGGTGTGAGGCTTTGGGAACAGTTTTGGCAAATGACGAAGTCATCAATGGCGTGAGTGAACGTGGTGGTTATCCGGTTGAAAAGAAAAAATTGCGTCAGTGGTATTTGCGTATTACCGAATATGCCGATCGTTTATTGGAAGGTCTGCAGACTGTGGATTTCAGCGATGCAATGAAGGAAATGCAATCCAATTGGATCGGTCGCAGCCAAGGAGCGGAGATTGATTTCAAGATCAAAAGCGAACAAACTTCGGATGAAATATTGACCGTTTACACTACGCGTCCAGATACAATTTTCGGTGTGGATTTTATGGTCGTTGCACCGGAATTGGAATTGATTGATAAAATCAAAAGCGCAGAACAAACCAAAGCGGTGGACGAATATATCGCTTATGTCAAAAGTCGTAGCGAGCGTGAACGTCAAGCTGAAAAGAAAGTAACGGGTTGTTTTACAGGCGCTTATGCAATCAATCCATTTAATGGAAAAGAAATTCCTATTTATACTGCCGAATATGTTTTGGCGGGTTATGGTACGGGTGCGGTGATGGCGGTGCCTTGTGGTGACGAACGTGACTACAAATTTGCCAAACAATTTGACTTGCCAGTGACCAATATTTTGGGCGACAAATTTGATGGGGAAAATGCGAATGCGACCAAAGATGCGATTTTGGAAAATAGCGATTTCGTTACGGGCAAACCGATGAAAGAAGCAACAGAATTGATTTTGGGTGAATTGGAAAAACGAGGTATTGGCAAACGTAAAGTCAATTTTCGTATGCGCGATGCTGCATTTAGTCGCCAACGTTTCTGGGGCGAACCGATTCCGATCAAATGGATTGATGGTGTGGCGATTCCTTTGGATGAATCTCAATTGCCACTAGTATTGCCGGAAGTAGAACATTACAATCCAGGTCCAGAAGGACAAGGTCCTTTGGCAAATGTGAAAGAATGGACGGACGAATATTTGGAAACCAATACGATGCCGGGCTATGCGGGTTCGAGTTGGTATTTTTTGCGCTATATGGATCCGCATAATGATCAAACTTTCTGCGACAGACAAGTGAGCGATTATTGGAATCAAGTGGATATTTATTTGGGTGGAACGGAACATGCCGTTGGACACCTTTTGTATAGCCGTCTTTGGACAAAAATCTTGTTTGATTTGGGATATATTGGATTCCAAGAACCATACAAAAGATTGGTAAATCAAGGGATGATTCAAGGTAGTTCGAGATTTGTATATAGACAAAGAGGTACAAATGTTTTCGTTTCTGCTGGATTAATTAATGATTACGAAACGGATAGAATCCATGTAAATGTGAATATCGTTGACGGATTTGAATTGGATATTGAAGCATTTAAAAAATGGAAACCAGAGTTTGAAGACGCAGAGTTTATTTTGGAAAATGGTAAATATATTACTACTTCCGAAGTTGAAAAAATGTCTAAACGATATTTCAATACTGTAGATCCAACGGATATTGCACAAAAATATGGAGCAGACACCTTCCGTATGTACGAAATGTTTTTAGGTCCGATAGAACAATCCAAGCCTTGGGAAACCAAAGGTATTGAGGGTGTTCACCGTTTCTTGAAAAAATTATGGCGTTTGATTTTTGATGAAGAAAAAGGCGCTATTTGGAAAGACGAACCAGCGACAGAAGCGGAATTGAAAACATTGCACAAAACCATCAAGAAAGTAGGCGATGATATAGAGCGTTTTTCTTTGAATACAGTTGTTTCTGCCTTTATGGTGGCTGTAAACGAATTGACAGATTTGAAATGTCACAAACGCAGCGTGATCGAGCCTTTGATGATTTTATTAACGCCATATGCACCGCATATCGCAGAAGAGATTTGGCATGCGTTCGGCAATGAAACGAGCGTTTTAGATGCGACATTCCCAACTTTCGAAGAGAAATATTTAAAAGAATCTTCCAAAAACTATCCGGTAAGCATCAATGGTAAAATGCGCGCCAATATTGAATTCGCTTTGGATGCGGACAAAACATTCATCGAAGAAACTGTATTAGCCAACGAAACCATCGCTAAATGGATTGATGGAAAACCAGTGATGAAATTCATCTTTGTACCTGGTAAAATGATCAATGTGGTAATATAA